The Microbacterium forte sequence CTCCGACGACCTCGACGACGACTTCGAGGACTATGACGAGAGCAGCATCCGCACGCGCCCGAACCCGAAGGCCAACCGCCCTCGCACCAAGCGACGGCCTGCGCATGACGACGCTCAGATCGGCCGCGTCCTCGGCGTGGACCGTGGTCGCTACTCCGTGCTGATCGACGAGGACACGCCTGACGAGCGCATGATCACCGCCGCACGGGCGCGTGAGCTTCGCAGGAACCCGATCGTCACCGGTGATCACGCCAAGGTCGTCGGCGACATCTCAGGCGAAGACGGCACCCTGGCGCGGATCATCGGCATCGCCGATCGCACGTCCCTGCTTCGGCGCAGCGCCGACGATACCGACCAGGTCGAGCGGGTGATCGTCGCGAACGCCGATCAGATGCTCGTCGTCGTCGCCGCCGCCGACCCCGAGCCGCGTGCCCGCCTCGTCGACCGCTACCTCGTGGCCGCGTTGGATGCCGGCGTGCGCCCGCTCCTCGTCGTCACGAAGACGGACCTGGCCGACCCCAGCGCCTTCCTGTCGCATTTCGACGGACTCGACGACCTGCGCGTCTTCACCAGTGCGCAGGACGAGATGCCCGTCGACGAGATCGGTGCTGCCCTCGTCGGGCACTCCACGGTCTTCGTCGGGCATTCGGGTGTGGGCAAGTCGACGCTCGTGAACGCTCTGGTGCCCAGCGCTCTGCGCGCGACGGGGCACGTCAACCAGGTCACCGGACGTGGCCGGCACACCTCTTCGTCGACCGTATCGCTGCGATACGTCAGCCCGGAGGGCAACGGCTGGGTGATCGACACCCCCGGCGTCCGCTCCTTCGGTCTCGGGCATGTGAACCCCGCGAACATCCTCGCCGCCTTCACCGAGCTGGCGGAGATCGCCGAGAAGTGCCCGCGCGGATGCACGCACCTCGCGGATGCTCCGGATTGCGCACTCATCGAAGCGGCCGAGAGCGGCGAGCTGAGCGAGACCGGGCGAGCGCGCCTGGACTCGCTGCAGAGGCTTCTGCAGACGTTCGCCGACAAGGCCGAGCAGACGCCCGGTCGGTAGGCTGGACGTGTGACTGTGCGCCTCGACTCCGGATCCGCTGCCCCCGACTTCGCTCTTCTCGACCAAGACGGCGCGACCGTCCGACTCGACGATCTGCGCGGCCGGAAGACGGTGCTCTATTTCTATCCGGCCGCGATGACGCCAGGGTGCACGACGCAGGCCTGCGACTTCCGCGACAGCATCTCCTCTCTCGAGGGCGCCGGGTACCGCGTGATCGGGGTCTCGCGTGACGAGCCTGCGAAGCTCGCCGAATTCCGCGAGCGCGACGGCCTCACCTTCACCCTTCTCAGCGACCCGGACCACGCCGTGCACACCGCATACGGAGCCTGGGGCGAGAAGATGAACTACGGCAAGGTTGTAGAAGGAGTCATCCGCTCGACCTTCGTTCTCGATGAGCAGGGAACGATCACCCTCGCTCAGTACAACGTCAAGGCGACAGGGCACGTCGCCCGACTGCGCAAGCTGCTCGGCATCGACGCCTGAGAGTCACTCCGCCGGGCGCTCGTTCTCGGCGCGCGTGCTCGCGATCAGCAGCGCGAAGCACAGCAGCGCCGGCAGCCCGACGCCGATGGTGAACGCCCAGGCGATCGGCTGCAGCGTCAGCGAGGCGAGCGCGAGCGCCACGGCGAGCACCTGGAAGACGACCCCACCCGAGCGTGCCCACGAATGGCCCGTCCTGGTTCCGATGGCGAATGCGATGAGAGCGACAGCGCCGATGAGCGTCAGCACGATGAGGGCGAGCGCCGTCGGCAGCGACGCGGCATCACCTGCGCCGAGACCGACGAGCTCGATGAGGGCGAACACGATCAATGCGGCGCCCTCTGCCGCGAGAACCGCGGAAGCCGCCAGAGCGAGGCCGGGTGAGCGCACAGTTGTCTCCTGAGAATCGAATGAGAACGGCGGAAACCCTTGATTTCGCCGGTTTCATGTAACAGAATGGACAGCGTCATGTGCTCCCACAGCGGCGTGGGGCGGGCTTCGCGCTCGCATCACAGAAAGCGGGCATCCGTCCGTATCTCATACAGGGTAGCTGAACCCGATCTGCACCCGAAATCCGAGTCGTCGCAATGCGACGATTTCTGAAACACCACACCGAGGAGCCCCCATGGACTGGCGCGATAAGGCCGCCTGCCTGACTGTCGACCCCGAGCTGTTCTTCCCTGTCGGGAACACCGGTCCGGCCGTCGACCAGATCGAGAAGGCGAAGACCGTCTGCGCCACCTGCACGGTGACCGAGATCTGCCTGCAGTACGCCCTCGAGTCCAGCCAGGACTCGGGCGTGTGGGGAGGCCTCTCCGAAGACGAGCGCCGTGCGCTCAAGCGCCGCGCCGCTCGCGCCCGCCGCGCCTCCTGAACATCGAGAAGCGGCCCGAGACGATGTCTCGGGCCGCTTCTGTGTCTCCGCTCGACGCTGCGGCCGATCCTCCGCCTACTTCGTCAGCCAGCGAAGCGGGATGTCGATGACGACCTCGGTCCCCTCGCCTTCGCTCCCCCGCCATTCGATCGAGCCGCTGAGCTCGCCCTGGATGAGGGTGCGGATGATCTGCGTTCCCAGCCCCTGACCGATCCGCCCCTCCGGCAGGCCCTTGCCGGTGTCATGCACCGTGACGCGCAGATTCTCCTCGGTGCGCGCCGCATCGATCGTGACCATGCCCTCTTGCCCTGCGAGACCGTGCTCCACGGCATTCGTGACGACCTCGGTGAGAGCGAGAGCCAGCGGCGTGGCATACTCGCTCGGCAGGACGCCGAAGCGACCGGTCGACCGTGTGCGCGCGCGGGTGTTCGGTGCCGATGCGACCTCGGCCACGAGCTTGAGGACGCGATGGAACACCTCGTCGAAGTCGACCTTCTGCGTCAGGCCCTGGGCGAGCGTGTCGTGCACGACGGCGATCGAATCGACGCGTCTCATCGCCTGGGTCAGCGCATCGCGCGCCTCGTCGGAGTGCGTGCGTCGTGCCTGGATCCGAAGCAGCGACGCGACAGTCTGCAGATTGTTCTTGACTCGGTGGTGGATCTCGCGGATCGTCGCGTCCTTGGTGATCAGCTCCTGCTCCTGGTGGCGCAGCTCCGAGACATCCCGGCACAGCAGGATGGCGCCGATGCGGGTTCCGTGATCCTTGAGCGGGATCGCGCGCAGCGACACGGTGACACCGCGCGCTTCGATGTCGGTCCGCCACGGTGCGCGTCCGGTCACGACGACGGGCAGCGACTCGTCGACCTGTCGGGACGGCGGCACGAGCCTCGTGGTGACCTCCGCGAGGGATTCGCCCTCGAGCTCGTCATCGAACCCCATGCGATTGAACGCCGAGAGTGCGTTCGGGCTGGCGAACGTCGTGATCCCGTCGACGTCGATGCGGATCAGGCCGTCGGACGCGCGCGGCGCGCCGCGGCGAGGGGAGGTCGGAGCCGCCGGATCCGGGAAGCTCCCGTCGGCGATCATTCGGAAGAGGTCGTTGGCGCACTCGTCGAACGTGATCTGCTGCCGAGACGGGGTCCGGGCCTCGCCGAGGTTCGTGTGCCGGGTGACGACGCCGATGACCACGGCCTGGTGCTCTCCGCCGCGACGTTCGTTGACGATCGGCACAGCTCGAACACGCGTCGGGGTCTCTTCGAACCAGTCCGGCGACGACGAGTCGACGATCTCCGCGGATTCGAACGCCCCCTGCACCTGCGTACGCCACTGAGGGCGCACCCGCTCGCCGACGATGTCCCGATAGAAAAGGGTGGCTGCTCCACTCGGACGCGCGTGCGCGACGGCGACGAAAGATCCGTCGTCGGTCTCGATCCAGACCACGATGTCCGCCGAGGCGAGGTCCGCGAGAAGCTGACCGTCACCGGCGAGTCGGTGCAGCCACTCGACATCGTTGTCGGCAAGACGGCCCTGGGCATTGGCGAGGTCGCTGAGCGTTGACACCCCACCAGCCTAGAGCGCGCAGCCTCAGAGAACGGCCAGCGACGTCGCACGCCAGCGACGGTCGAGTCCTTCGAGACGGATCGCCACCGCCCGGGTGCGGCCCGGCCCAGCGACGACGACGACTGCTTCGACCTTGCCGTCGACGGGTTCTGTCACGCGGATCGAGAGGATCTCGAAAGTCGGGCGCGCAGGCGAGACCCCCCTCGCGCTGCGCGCCCTCGCCGAGAGGTTCGCCCGCGTCACCAGGCTCCGGTACGCGTCTTCATTGAACCAGCGGGCGAGCTGATCGACTTCTCTGACTCCCGCGAGCACCTCGAGCACGCCCTGTGTCAGGCTCCGCAGCAGCGGATGCGGATCCGGCAGCTCGGCGCGAGGCGTCGGCTGCGGTGCGAAGTACTCGTGAAGCATCATCTGAGGCACTCTCCATCGGGAAGACTGCGCCAAGTAGAGCATGCGCCCAGTCGCCGTTCGGGTCGCGTTCGGGATCTATGTGGATAACTCGTACATGCCTTCCCGGACATCGCTTACGGTGGGGCGCGTGCACTGGGATCGACTGTTCGAAGACCTCGAAGGCCAGCTCGCCTCGGAGTGGGAGAGCGAGCGCGCGGCGCTGGATGCCGAATCCGAACGATTGCGCATCTCGCGACTCGAGCTTCGCAGCCGTCTCAGGGTTCTCTGCGCCGCAGCAGCTCCGACGACCATCGACCTGCCCGGCGGAACTCGTGTGCGGGCCCGGCTCGACGCGCTCGGCTCGGATTGGATCGCCGCGACGATCGCGCAGGCCGAGGAATCGACCACGACGCGGTCGACCCTGATCGTTCCGTTGCACGCGGTGCGCGGGCTGACCGTCGATCATGGCCTGCTGCTCTCCAGCCTGGACGAGCACGACGGCTCCGCGCCTGTGCTCCGCGAGCGCATGTCGCTCGGCTTCGTTCTGCGTGATCTCGCCAGGCGGCGGGTGCCGGTGCGAATCGTCAGCGTCGACGACTCCGACATGCACGGAACGATCGACAGGGCGGGAGCGGATCATCTGGACCTCGCTCTGCATGATCCGGGCGAGGCGCGGATCGCCTCGGCCGTCCGCAGCTTTCAGATCATCCCGTTCGCCGCGGTGTCCTCGGTGCAGACCGTCGGCGATCAGATGCCGTGACGGCGGGATGTACCCCAGACCTCCGGAAAGCTCGCCTCGTTGGCCTGACGCCACAGGGCCATCCGTCTGGCCTCTTCCGACTGCTCGTCGAGATACTCCGAAAGGCTCGACTCCTCGATGCGCCATCTGGCCGGTGCGCCGAGCTTGGATCCGCGCAGACGCCCCTCGTAGACGAGCTCGATGACTTCGTCGACCTCGATGCTCAGCAGCTCCGCCACCTGGGCCGGCGCGAGGAAGCCCTGCGCGGGCTGAGAGGAATGAGGCATGCTCCCATTGTCCTCCAGCCGTGCCGGAGCACCAGCGCCGATCCGATGCTGTGGATAAGTCTCGAGCGGGCTCATCGATTTCTGTGACCATGTCGACATGAGCAAGTTCGTCCGTTCCCGCCGCGCCGTCTGGGGTGACGCCCGTTTTCTGATCGGCATCGCGGTCGTCGCGTTGTCGATCGGCGGTGTGTGGGCCGTCGTCTCCTCCTCGGGCACCACGACGCCGGTGCTTCAGGCGACGCGCACGATCGTTCTCGGTGAAACGCTCGTCTCGGAAGACTTCCAAGTGGTCGAAGTCGGACTCGGCACGGTGACGGACCGCTACCTGGCACCACAAGAGCTGCACGCCGGCCAGGTCGCGTCCCGCACGGTCTTCGCAGGAGAGCTCCTGGCCACCTCTGCCGCTGAGAGCGCCGATGCCAACAGGACGACCACGATCGTCGTCGAGAGCAGCACGGGGATCCCGGCCGATGTCGCCGCCGGGAGCGTCATCGAGCTCTGGCATTCGCCACCGGTCGACGACGGCGGCAGTCAGGGTCCGCCTCGTATCCTCGTGGCCGACGCCATCGTCACATCGGTCACGAAGGCGGAGCGGATGCTCTCGGCCGACGGCACGACCGCCGAGGTCGTGATCGACCGAGCGGATGTCGCCGAGGTGCTGGCCGCGATCACCGGCGGCTCTGTCCTCTCGGTCGTGCCGATCGGTTCGACCTCATGACCTCGGTCCTCGTCGCTGTTCCGGAAGCCCGCGCGCGAGGTCTGGCCGACGAGCTCGAGATGGAGGGGATCACTGTGGTCTCCGTCGTGCCGCCGAACAGAGTCCTTCCTCTGCCCGAAGGCGTCGAAGCGGCCATCGTCGTCGCCACCCGTGCCGTTCTGACATCCGAGCTCGTCGCCGAGTGCGACAGGGCTGGCGTGCGGATCATCCCGCTCGGCGACAGCGACAGCAGGCTGCTCGGACGCTACGGACTCACCACCGCGCTTCCGGCGGATGCGAACGGCTGGGAAGTCGCGGCAGCACTCACCGCTGATATCCCGCGCATCACCGGGCATGAAGCATCACCTCCGCATCGCGTCACGGTCGTGTGGGGCCCCTCCGGCGCCCCTGGCAGGTCGACCATCGCGATCCAACTCGCCGTCGAACTCTGCCGGACGGGGCGGCGCGCCGCCCTGGTCGATGCCGACACCGTCGCTCCGTCGCTTGCGCTGCTTCTGGGGCTCAGCGACGATGCGCCCGGCATCGCCGCCGCGTGCCGACGCGCAGAACTCGGCGCACTCGACTCAGCCGAGCTCACGAGGCTGGCGACGATCCTCGCGACGAGCGCAGGCGAGATCGAGGTCCTCGGCGGCATCAATCGGCCAGGGCGCTGGCCGGAACTCGGAGCGAGTCGTCTGCAGACCACTCTGCGCGCCTGCCGCAGCTGGGCGGAGGAGACCGTCGTCGACGTGGCGAGCGCCTTCGATGCAGACGACGAAGCGACCTACGACCTCGCCGGACCGCGCCGTCACGCGGCCACGGTCGCAGCGCTGCAGGAGGCGGATGCGATCATCGCGGTCGCGTCGGCCGACCCGCTCGGCATCAGTCGCTTCGTGAGGGAGCATGCCGAGCTCCGACGACTCACGGCCCCCACGCCCATCAGGGTCGTTGTGAACCGCGTCCGACC is a genomic window containing:
- the rsgA gene encoding ribosome small subunit-dependent GTPase A; the protein is MSWLDDSDDLDDDFEDYDESSIRTRPNPKANRPRTKRRPAHDDAQIGRVLGVDRGRYSVLIDEDTPDERMITAARARELRRNPIVTGDHAKVVGDISGEDGTLARIIGIADRTSLLRRSADDTDQVERVIVANADQMLVVVAAADPEPRARLVDRYLVAALDAGVRPLLVVTKTDLADPSAFLSHFDGLDDLRVFTSAQDEMPVDEIGAALVGHSTVFVGHSGVGKSTLVNALVPSALRATGHVNQVTGRGRHTSSSTVSLRYVSPEGNGWVIDTPGVRSFGLGHVNPANILAAFTELAEIAEKCPRGCTHLADAPDCALIEAAESGELSETGRARLDSLQRLLQTFADKAEQTPGR
- the bcp gene encoding thioredoxin-dependent thiol peroxidase, giving the protein MTVRLDSGSAAPDFALLDQDGATVRLDDLRGRKTVLYFYPAAMTPGCTTQACDFRDSISSLEGAGYRVIGVSRDEPAKLAEFRERDGLTFTLLSDPDHAVHTAYGAWGEKMNYGKVVEGVIRSTFVLDEQGTITLAQYNVKATGHVARLRKLLGIDA
- a CDS encoding WhiB family transcriptional regulator — encoded protein: MDWRDKAACLTVDPELFFPVGNTGPAVDQIEKAKTVCATCTVTEICLQYALESSQDSGVWGGLSEDERRALKRRAARARRAS
- a CDS encoding sensor histidine kinase, whose amino-acid sequence is MSTLSDLANAQGRLADNDVEWLHRLAGDGQLLADLASADIVVWIETDDGSFVAVAHARPSGAATLFYRDIVGERVRPQWRTQVQGAFESAEIVDSSSPDWFEETPTRVRAVPIVNERRGGEHQAVVIGVVTRHTNLGEARTPSRQQITFDECANDLFRMIADGSFPDPAAPTSPRRGAPRASDGLIRIDVDGITTFASPNALSAFNRMGFDDELEGESLAEVTTRLVPPSRQVDESLPVVVTGRAPWRTDIEARGVTVSLRAIPLKDHGTRIGAILLCRDVSELRHQEQELITKDATIREIHHRVKNNLQTVASLLRIQARRTHSDEARDALTQAMRRVDSIAVVHDTLAQGLTQKVDFDEVFHRVLKLVAEVASAPNTRARTRSTGRFGVLPSEYATPLALALTEVVTNAVEHGLAGQEGMVTIDAARTEENLRVTVHDTGKGLPEGRIGQGLGTQIIRTLIQGELSGSIEWRGSEGEGTEVVIDIPLRWLTK
- a CDS encoding Rv3235 family protein, yielding MMLHEYFAPQPTPRAELPDPHPLLRSLTQGVLEVLAGVREVDQLARWFNEDAYRSLVTRANLSARARSARGVSPARPTFEILSIRVTEPVDGKVEAVVVVAGPGRTRAVAIRLEGLDRRWRATSLAVL
- a CDS encoding helix-turn-helix domain-containing protein — translated: MPHSSQPAQGFLAPAQVAELLSIEVDEVIELVYEGRLRGSKLGAPARWRIEESSLSEYLDEQSEEARRMALWRQANEASFPEVWGTSRRHGI
- a CDS encoding SAF domain-containing protein gives rise to the protein MSKFVRSRRAVWGDARFLIGIAVVALSIGGVWAVVSSSGTTTPVLQATRTIVLGETLVSEDFQVVEVGLGTVTDRYLAPQELHAGQVASRTVFAGELLATSAAESADANRTTTIVVESSTGIPADVAAGSVIELWHSPPVDDGGSQGPPRILVADAIVTSVTKAERMLSADGTTAEVVIDRADVAEVLAAITGGSVLSVVPIGSTS
- a CDS encoding AAA family ATPase, which encodes MTSVLVAVPEARARGLADELEMEGITVVSVVPPNRVLPLPEGVEAAIVVATRAVLTSELVAECDRAGVRIIPLGDSDSRLLGRYGLTTALPADANGWEVAAALTADIPRITGHEASPPHRVTVVWGPSGAPGRSTIAIQLAVELCRTGRRAALVDADTVAPSLALLLGLSDDAPGIAAACRRAELGALDSAELTRLATILATSAGEIEVLGGINRPGRWPELGASRLQTTLRACRSWAEETVVDVASAFDADDEATYDLAGPRRHAATVAALQEADAIIAVASADPLGISRFVREHAELRRLTAPTPIRVVVNRVRPGPLGIDARGQIRRTLERFAGITDIAFLPFDQRAADSALLHARPMADLTPRSTLVAGVRRIAETYTSVTSHTSTGGSSRGSSRGARRLLRAHEARGA